One window of the bacterium genome contains the following:
- the bioD gene encoding dethiobiotin synthase encodes MVTCFITGIDTGVGKTYATGAWANHLINHGQTVITAKLVQTGCRGISEDIQLHRKLMQVPLHDLDRDGTTCPYVFSLPASPHLAAAQENRSIDCSVIDTHLERLGQVYETILLEGAGGIQVPITPDCTMLDFVAARNLPVLVVTSPRLGSINHTLLTLEALLSRNITVIGMVYNLANTTAPKITDDSRKLFQTRYPRIPLIDMPQVEKTDAIPAIDFAKLNFPGKTQNQS; translated from the coding sequence ATGGTAACCTGTTTCATAACCGGCATTGATACCGGCGTGGGCAAAACTTATGCCACCGGCGCCTGGGCAAACCATCTCATAAATCATGGCCAAACCGTGATCACTGCCAAATTAGTCCAGACCGGATGTCGCGGCATCAGCGAAGATATTCAACTGCACCGCAAGCTGATGCAGGTGCCGCTACATGACCTGGACCGGGACGGTACCACCTGCCCCTATGTTTTTTCCCTGCCGGCCTCACCCCACCTGGCCGCCGCCCAGGAAAACCGCAGCATTGATTGTTCCGTAATTGACACCCATCTGGAACGTCTCGGACAAGTTTATGAGACCATCCTGTTAGAAGGTGCCGGCGGCATCCAGGTCCCTATCACACCTGACTGTACCATGCTGGATTTTGTCGCAGCACGAAACCTTCCGGTCCTGGTGGTCACCTCTCCCCGGTTAGGCAGCATCAACCATACCTTGCTAACCTTGGAAGCACTTTTATCCCGCAATATCACTGTGATCGGCATGGTCTACAATCTGGCAAATACCACTGCACCTAAAATCACGGATGATTCCAGAAAATTATTCCAAACACGCTATCCCCGGATTCCCCTGATCGACATGCCCCAAGTGGAGAAAACCGATGCCATCCCGGCGATTGATTTTGCCAAACTTAATTTCCCTGGAAAAACTCAAAACCAAAGCTAA
- a CDS encoding OmpA family protein: MRRILRQLIFIGLAGVIGTLPLYAGLYEKGGANGLGARAMGMAGAYTALVADESAVWWNPAGLGSLDHLQIGTSLGSLYNGKMRLFNFSAAAPLTADAAVGLNWVHHYYSDSSPINTETVTLAGSMPLTADRRLYLGAGLKILFGGMTLDTHTYSGMGFDFGLRYRLPLGEEQVLAWAVTLRDLDTRITWNNSLTEQVPQSMVVGSAFHIDDFTAATLDFEMVQSGQEEVQGTRILRIGMERWFREIIGLRAGYMLDSNHASTFSAGAGFKISGWDLQYALLGEVAQLGISHRLTLSYVLPALPKKIGVAAIPIPEIVVRRVPDYKMELVALPEVFSPGGGSLTDTVVFQLNLIEGDWSRTTAWRLRIQNVENEVVRDFSGEDYSEQFEWDGTDREGKVCPDGTYEATLVLFDLQGKTIGTTSVTVLIRTQMPAIGLRIRPRTLIILATRPQREVTFRMTNTQNLSNVTWEIVIQQPDGIIMKSFSGKGRVPPIVRWDGMLTQKRAITPGTYDVLVKVFDAIGQVRTALQPFTVKRIEPKVAMQVKPRLIKLGDKQGGQATFTITAGPRSEIKSWKLNIRNARIKTLVRTLSGKGVPPVGVVWDCKNQKGVLVKRGEYFQAQAAITYSGNYVMRGPKLALATDIDTEDTGRALALHLTMITFKPGATDIQVSDYKRLKQASETIKKYAKRYRLQIKGYTDNQEAKGQELELAWERARKVQEYLNFSCGIPNNQMAVVGYGARLPLAPETTSAGRAKNRRVEVVLIIQK, from the coding sequence ATGAGGCGGATACTTAGGCAGTTGATATTTATTGGACTGGCCGGTGTGATCGGGACGCTGCCGCTTTACGCGGGGTTGTATGAAAAAGGCGGCGCCAATGGTTTGGGTGCCCGCGCCATGGGTATGGCGGGCGCCTATACGGCACTGGTCGCGGATGAGAGCGCGGTTTGGTGGAACCCGGCCGGATTGGGAAGTTTGGATCATTTGCAGATAGGGACATCGTTGGGATCACTTTACAACGGAAAAATGCGGTTATTTAATTTTTCTGCAGCAGCACCGCTTACCGCCGATGCAGCGGTTGGATTGAACTGGGTGCATCATTACTATAGTGATTCATCACCCATCAATACCGAGACGGTAACCCTTGCGGGAAGTATGCCATTGACAGCGGACCGGCGGCTTTATCTGGGTGCCGGGTTGAAAATTTTGTTTGGCGGGATGACCCTGGATACTCACACTTATTCCGGGATGGGATTTGATTTTGGATTGCGATACCGGTTGCCATTGGGAGAAGAACAGGTCCTGGCTTGGGCCGTGACACTTCGGGATTTGGATACCCGGATCACCTGGAATAACAGCCTGACAGAGCAAGTACCGCAGAGCATGGTTGTGGGATCGGCATTTCATATTGATGATTTCACCGCAGCCACGCTGGATTTCGAGATGGTCCAATCCGGTCAGGAAGAGGTGCAAGGCACGCGTATTCTCCGGATCGGGATGGAAAGATGGTTTCGCGAAATCATCGGGCTGCGTGCCGGTTATATGCTGGACAGCAACCACGCCAGTACGTTTAGTGCCGGTGCGGGTTTCAAAATTTCAGGCTGGGATCTTCAGTACGCCCTGTTGGGTGAGGTTGCGCAACTGGGTATCTCACACCGCTTGACACTTAGCTATGTTCTTCCGGCGCTGCCGAAAAAAATCGGGGTTGCCGCAATCCCCATACCCGAGATCGTGGTTCGCCGGGTGCCGGATTACAAAATGGAACTGGTGGCACTGCCCGAGGTCTTCTCGCCGGGCGGCGGGAGCCTTACAGATACGGTGGTATTTCAATTAAATCTCATTGAGGGCGACTGGAGCCGGACAACTGCCTGGCGGCTGCGTATCCAAAATGTTGAAAATGAAGTTGTCAGGGATTTTTCAGGAGAAGATTACTCCGAACAGTTTGAATGGGATGGTACGGATCGTGAGGGCAAAGTCTGTCCGGACGGCACGTATGAAGCGACACTGGTGTTGTTTGATTTACAGGGAAAAACGATTGGGACCACATCGGTTACGGTCTTGATCCGTACTCAAATGCCGGCCATTGGATTGCGTATCCGGCCCAGGACGCTTATTATATTGGCAACCCGTCCGCAGCGGGAAGTTACATTCCGCATGACCAATACGCAAAATCTCAGCAATGTGACCTGGGAGATCGTAATTCAGCAGCCGGATGGTATTATTATGAAATCGTTTAGCGGTAAAGGCCGCGTGCCGCCCATCGTCCGCTGGGATGGCATGTTGACACAGAAGCGGGCAATTACGCCGGGAACCTATGATGTGTTGGTGAAGGTTTTCGATGCGATTGGACAGGTCAGGACAGCGCTCCAGCCCTTTACCGTAAAACGCATTGAACCCAAGGTTGCCATGCAGGTTAAACCGCGATTGATCAAACTGGGTGATAAGCAAGGCGGTCAGGCAACATTCACCATCACCGCCGGTCCGCGTAGTGAAATTAAATCCTGGAAACTGAATATCCGCAATGCGCGTATCAAGACTTTGGTCAGGACGCTTTCCGGCAAGGGTGTGCCGCCGGTTGGTGTGGTCTGGGATTGTAAAAACCAAAAAGGTGTGCTGGTTAAACGGGGTGAGTATTTTCAGGCACAAGCGGCAATAACCTATAGCGGCAACTATGTCATGCGCGGACCCAAACTGGCTTTGGCCACAGATATTGATACAGAGGATACCGGCAGGGCGCTGGCGCTGCACCTTACCATGATTACGTTTAAGCCGGGTGCCACGGATATTCAGGTCAGCGATTATAAGCGGCTCAAGCAGGCATCAGAGACCATTAAAAAATATGCCAAGCGCTACCGTTTACAAATCAAGGGCTATACGGATAATCAGGAAGCCAAGGGTCAGGAATTGGAGCTTGCCTGGGAGCGGGCCCGGAAGGTGCAAGAGTATTTGAATTTTTCATGCGGTATTCCAAATAACCAAATGGCGGTGGTAGGCTATGGGGCCAGGCTGCCGCTGGCACCGGAGACTACCTCGGCAGGTCGCGCAAAAAACCGGCGGGTCGAAGTGGTGTTGATTATTCAGAAATAA
- a CDS encoding ABC transporter permease subunit, protein MAQKRPKRLPTDFFDRLLSNQTDDQINDLLTTLVDEQIMPATEPELAPIPAETQGENAQGMHRGFRRDKIEDSIVTRDEELDEEPLTGEQDSALDELIPRTNRMQNTAQQIEVPAAPVESDVVHPPLYPETDTPAAAPAKVKLPGLDNLEVPPELLVDEQAPVQDLSEHAPPVPEAPPQATEVPDESLEDNFLPPEVPLPPEVPTAPPEATDDFSEAPIAPEMQPASDMSALPGPEAPVAGTQPAEDMAAAFQVEDMPAEPPPAEETLAVPPVQAPAVAAMPSHEQLLHARIQARWESPARKPKLPKLAKPSAPVAVEQPRPDKLAAILGQVGEVKQPFKFTRLHQAALMFLLPAFIAFSLFSWYPMIKGLLISLYDYHPTGVSTFIGLQNYIRAFHDEMFWKTLLHAGGFCIMILMLGFWLPIFLSIFINELRWGKGPLKFVFFLPFLMPAVPAAILWKWIMDQGLGLLNALLAFLPLADPHIGWLTDPKLALFSIVMVYIWKNTGWAILIYSAALGNIDATLYEEAEMDGATLWHKIKHVTLPAMRSVIAVMLIITIINTLQLFTEVYIMTNGGPMNSTEMIATYIYKQAFFYMDIGYAAALSMILLFMLLVITLLRLRRLDSNGG, encoded by the coding sequence ATGGCGCAGAAACGACCCAAACGTCTGCCAACCGATTTTTTTGACCGGTTGCTCTCCAACCAGACCGATGATCAGATCAATGACCTGCTCACCACATTGGTTGATGAGCAGATCATGCCCGCGACGGAACCGGAATTGGCACCCATTCCTGCGGAAACACAAGGCGAGAATGCACAGGGTATGCATCGTGGTTTTCGCCGTGATAAAATTGAGGATTCCATTGTTACCCGCGATGAGGAATTAGATGAAGAACCGCTGACAGGTGAGCAGGATTCGGCCTTGGATGAATTGATTCCACGTACTAACCGGATGCAAAATACTGCTCAGCAAATCGAGGTGCCGGCTGCTCCGGTTGAAAGTGATGTCGTGCATCCGCCCTTGTATCCGGAAACAGATACCCCGGCAGCTGCTCCGGCCAAGGTAAAACTTCCCGGTCTGGATAATCTGGAAGTGCCGCCGGAATTGCTTGTTGATGAACAAGCACCGGTGCAGGATTTGTCCGAACATGCTCCGCCGGTACCGGAAGCACCGCCCCAGGCAACGGAAGTTCCCGACGAATCTTTGGAAGATAATTTTTTACCCCCGGAGGTCCCTTTGCCGCCCGAGGTGCCGACTGCACCGCCGGAGGCGACGGATGATTTTTCAGAGGCGCCGATTGCACCTGAGATGCAACCGGCCTCGGACATGTCTGCTTTGCCTGGACCGGAAGCGCCGGTAGCCGGCACACAGCCGGCTGAGGACATGGCGGCGGCTTTTCAAGTGGAGGACATGCCGGCGGAACCGCCCCCGGCAGAGGAAACCCTTGCAGTACCGCCGGTGCAGGCACCGGCAGTTGCTGCGATGCCTTCACATGAACAATTGTTGCATGCCAGAATTCAAGCACGCTGGGAGAGTCCGGCGCGTAAACCCAAGCTGCCCAAGCTGGCCAAACCTTCAGCGCCGGTGGCAGTGGAACAGCCCCGTCCGGATAAGCTGGCGGCGATTTTAGGTCAGGTTGGTGAGGTAAAGCAGCCTTTTAAATTTACCCGGCTGCATCAGGCGGCATTGATGTTTCTATTGCCGGCTTTTATTGCGTTTTCATTATTTTCATGGTATCCCATGATCAAGGGATTGCTGATTTCCCTGTATGATTATCATCCCACCGGGGTATCAACGTTTATAGGATTACAAAATTATATTCGTGCCTTTCACGATGAGATGTTCTGGAAAACACTTCTTCATGCCGGCGGTTTTTGTATCATGATTTTAATGCTCGGTTTTTGGCTGCCGATCTTTCTTTCTATTTTTATCAATGAATTGCGCTGGGGAAAAGGGCCGTTGAAATTTGTTTTTTTTCTGCCGTTTCTCATGCCGGCTGTTCCGGCCGCAATTTTGTGGAAGTGGATTATGGACCAGGGCCTGGGATTGCTCAATGCGCTGCTGGCGTTTTTACCCCTGGCGGACCCGCATATCGGCTGGTTGACCGATCCCAAACTGGCTTTGTTTTCCATTGTGATGGTTTATATCTGGAAAAATACGGGTTGGGCGATTCTGATTTATTCAGCTGCGCTGGGTAATATTGATGCGACGCTTTATGAGGAAGCGGAGATGGACGGCGCGACCTTGTGGCACAAGATCAAGCATGTCACGCTGCCGGCCATGCGCAGCGTGATTGCGGTGATGCTGATTATCACCATTATTAACACCTTGCAATTGTTTACTGAGGTTTATATCATGACCAATGGCGGTCCCATGAATTCGACCGAGATGATTGCGACATATATTTACAAACAAGCGTTCTTTTATATGGATATTGGTTATGCAGCAGCCTTGTCTATGATTCTGCTGTTTATGCTGTTGGTGATTACGCTGCTGCGGTTGCGGCGTTTGGATTCGAATGGAGGCTGA
- a CDS encoding sugar ABC transporter substrate-binding protein, with translation MLRKIFGILFLISLSVFMLAVWFQNYYFVNEVPKQGLVLEVWNKPPSRQEKERRLWKETVMRFEQENPRIKINGIEREFSPQEFVTVMAGGKGPDVMQVWVGALPILARQGFIAPMDTYIEDWDQKEYIPEIVWDPAKVDNKIYGVPRDTYFTVLFYRKDLFARAGLDPEEPPRTWDELIEYAKVLTDPSVGQYGFGLPPTTWNFMDFVWQNGGTMIRKNNRGHMEASLSSTEIVQVLRFWRALKNDYKVLPPNALPTHENIAQMFALGKIGMMMGVANELPSLINKYGLDFSNAGIAPLPAGPDGLRASHAGGDVFIINASIPKERQQAAWKYIEFDLSPANQLWKWVRMNEMKMTIFPGAFAASTNLLNMPEFAMVKEELAFVRNEPQFAEWILMKDAMDKDLLQAIFVDDSINLETYVQTFNLKINKRFFPFEKKK, from the coding sequence ATGCTCAGAAAGATTTTTGGAATATTATTTCTTATTTCTTTATCGGTTTTTATGTTGGCCGTATGGTTTCAGAATTATTACTTTGTAAATGAAGTTCCCAAACAAGGGTTGGTTTTAGAAGTCTGGAACAAACCACCTTCACGCCAGGAAAAAGAACGCAGACTTTGGAAAGAAACTGTGATGCGTTTTGAACAGGAAAATCCCCGGATTAAAATTAATGGTATTGAGCGTGAATTTTCACCGCAGGAATTTGTCACTGTCATGGCCGGCGGCAAGGGCCCGGATGTGATGCAAGTCTGGGTCGGGGCACTGCCCATTTTGGCACGTCAGGGTTTTATCGCGCCCATGGACACCTATATCGAGGACTGGGACCAAAAAGAGTATATTCCCGAGATTGTATGGGACCCGGCTAAGGTGGATAACAAGATTTACGGTGTTCCGCGTGATACTTACTTCACGGTTTTGTTCTATCGCAAGGATCTTTTTGCCCGGGCCGGGCTTGATCCGGAGGAACCCCCGCGCACCTGGGATGAACTTATTGAGTATGCCAAGGTTTTAACTGATCCTTCAGTCGGGCAGTATGGTTTTGGCCTGCCGCCAACAACCTGGAATTTTATGGATTTCGTCTGGCAAAACGGTGGAACCATGATACGGAAAAACAACCGCGGTCATATGGAGGCCTCGCTTTCTTCAACTGAGATCGTACAGGTACTCCGGTTTTGGCGCGCACTTAAAAATGATTATAAAGTCCTGCCCCCGAATGCCCTGCCGACGCATGAAAATATTGCGCAGATGTTTGCTTTGGGAAAAATCGGGATGATGATGGGGGTTGCCAACGAGCTGCCGTCATTGATCAATAAATATGGGTTGGATTTCAGCAATGCCGGGATTGCACCGCTGCCCGCCGGGCCGGATGGATTGCGGGCGTCGCATGCCGGGGGGGATGTTTTTATCATCAATGCTTCAATTCCAAAGGAACGGCAGCAGGCAGCCTGGAAGTATATTGAGTTTGATCTCTCGCCCGCCAACCAGCTTTGGAAGTGGGTGCGCATGAATGAAATGAAGATGACAATTTTTCCCGGTGCTTTTGCGGCATCAACCAATCTTTTAAACATGCCGGAGTTTGCGATGGTCAAGGAGGAACTGGCATTTGTCCGCAATGAACCCCAGTTTGCGGAGTGGATACTCATGAAGGATGCCATGGACAAAGATCTTTTACAGGCGATTTTTGTGGATGATTCAATTAACCTGGAAACGTATGTTCAGACATTTAACTTGAAGATTAATAAACGTTTTTTTCCGTTTGAAAAAAAGAAATGA
- the yqeK gene encoding bis(5'-nucleosyl)-tetraphosphatase (symmetrical) YqeK yields the protein MAGPATRDPFHKKLNHALTGARFEHVLAVADMAKAMAGRYAVSPRRAYLAGLLHDCARDLKPSAQKKLIQQYRGRFAPAATCADPCLWHNPAGVFLAQRRYQVKDPMILRAIGMHSTGHTGMNALDRLIYVADFCEPHRTHTAAQAVRRLLAKDLQAAARRVTQEKINYLAKNHLTLHPWTLALAKEQGIKVKS from the coding sequence ATGGCCGGACCCGCCACACGTGACCCGTTTCACAAAAAGTTAAACCATGCCTTAACCGGCGCCCGCTTTGAGCATGTCCTGGCGGTGGCGGATATGGCCAAGGCCATGGCAGGGCGCTATGCGGTTTCTCCACGGCGCGCCTATCTGGCCGGACTGCTGCATGATTGTGCCCGCGATTTGAAACCATCTGCACAAAAAAAACTAATACAACAATACCGGGGACGCTTTGCACCGGCAGCCACATGTGCCGACCCCTGTCTCTGGCATAATCCGGCAGGTGTTTTTTTGGCACAAAGACGCTATCAGGTAAAAGATCCCATGATTTTACGTGCCATTGGGATGCACTCGACCGGGCACACCGGGATGAATGCTCTGGACCGGTTGATCTATGTTGCGGATTTTTGTGAGCCGCACCGTACCCACACGGCCGCGCAAGCGGTACGCCGATTGCTTGCAAAAGATTTGCAGGCAGCCGCACGCCGCGTTACGCAGGAAAAAATAAACTATCTGGCGAAGAATCATCTCACCCTTCATCCCTGGACACTGGCTTTGGCCAAAGAACAGGGTATCAAAGTTAAATCCTAA
- a CDS encoding ADP-ribosylglycohydrolase family protein, translated as MTLPRKDQFQGCLIGLCLGDAVGYPAEGYPTVICQRYTQDILLTGRTGEWTHFPYPFGQYSDDGQLSRELMISYLHCQKFDPADFAHRIATLYQFKKLIGFGKSTEAAIRRLVRGFSWTQTGTLAPAAGNGSTVRAAPLGLLFFDDPDQMQIAAENQSRITHQDNRCIAGAIALGGAVGLAMQTPEIIMEPFLKQLSLWVRPYDPILAESILTLPDWLILPLSEALLIISQTGVLPEYEQTWQGISPFVTSSVLWSLYAFLKSPDDYWQTLCTAISVGGDVDTTAAMAGAISGAHLGLPAIPQASANTLTDQGSWEYTKLLGLAEKCFDVKMTQTLQTKKA; from the coding sequence ATGACCCTACCGCGCAAAGATCAGTTTCAAGGGTGTCTGATCGGTCTGTGTTTGGGTGATGCCGTCGGCTATCCTGCCGAAGGGTACCCGACTGTAATCTGTCAGCGTTATACTCAGGACATCCTGCTCACCGGCCGCACAGGTGAATGGACCCATTTCCCCTATCCTTTCGGACAATACAGTGATGATGGTCAGTTATCCCGCGAACTGATGATCAGCTATCTCCACTGTCAAAAATTTGATCCCGCTGACTTTGCCCACCGGATCGCAACACTTTACCAATTTAAAAAATTAATCGGATTTGGAAAATCAACTGAAGCGGCGATACGGCGGTTGGTCCGGGGTTTTTCCTGGACCCAGACCGGAACCCTGGCACCGGCGGCGGGAAACGGCAGCACGGTCCGCGCGGCACCCTTGGGACTGTTATTCTTTGATGATCCCGACCAGATGCAAATCGCTGCTGAAAACCAAAGCCGCATCACCCACCAGGATAACCGGTGTATTGCCGGCGCCATTGCGCTTGGCGGCGCGGTGGGTCTTGCCATGCAGACCCCGGAAATTATCATGGAACCCTTTTTAAAACAACTCAGCCTGTGGGTACGGCCTTATGATCCCATTTTAGCGGAAAGTATCCTCACCCTGCCGGACTGGCTCATCCTGCCTTTGAGCGAAGCGCTCTTGATTATTTCCCAAACAGGAGTCTTGCCGGAATACGAGCAAACCTGGCAGGGAATTTCTCCCTTTGTCACCAGCAGTGTACTCTGGAGTTTGTATGCATTTTTAAAATCACCGGATGACTATTGGCAGACCCTGTGCACCGCGATCAGTGTGGGCGGCGATGTGGATACCACCGCAGCCATGGCCGGTGCCATCAGCGGCGCACATTTAGGACTGCCCGCCATTCCTCAAGCATCTGCCAACACATTGACTGACCAGGGTTCATGGGAATACACAAAATTACTCGGCCTGGCAGAGAAATGCTTTGATGTCAAAATGACCCAAACCCTCCAAACCAAAAAAGCTTAA
- a CDS encoding DUF452 family protein, with protein sequence MQSTWLIQTKKEKLLLFVNGWGMDAAPFRYLTSDRYDVLMLYDYRDLTPPRELAKIFKAYHEVYVMAWSFGVWVCQSIKDILPDRTVFSLAINGTLQPIHTRYGITPAIFEATLKNLTPRTCRRFYSNMFLEDPHAERFFKNAPQRSFDAVRNELAMLQRAVLATDDEEYMGFDTALISNFDIIIPSNHQMKFWKNQSTCRIIRAGHFPFYFWDQWEDILVHISHE encoded by the coding sequence ATGCAGAGCACCTGGCTGATTCAAACCAAAAAAGAAAAACTGCTGCTCTTTGTCAATGGCTGGGGAATGGATGCCGCTCCCTTCCGCTATTTAACCAGTGATCGCTATGATGTCCTCATGCTGTATGATTACCGTGATCTCACACCACCCCGGGAACTGGCCAAAATCTTTAAAGCCTATCACGAAGTTTATGTCATGGCCTGGTCCTTTGGCGTTTGGGTCTGCCAAAGCATCAAAGACATTCTCCCGGACCGAACGGTCTTCTCTTTGGCAATCAACGGCACCTTGCAGCCTATTCATACGCGCTACGGCATCACACCTGCCATTTTCGAAGCAACTTTAAAAAACCTCACCCCCCGGACATGCCGGCGTTTTTACAGTAATATGTTTTTAGAGGACCCGCATGCTGAGCGTTTTTTCAAAAATGCACCCCAGCGCAGCTTCGATGCCGTGCGTAATGAGCTCGCGATGCTCCAGCGCGCTGTTTTAGCAACAGATGATGAAGAATATATGGGATTCGATACAGCTCTAATCAGTAATTTCGATATCATCATCCCCTCCAATCATCAAATGAAATTTTGGAAAAACCAGAGTACCTGCCGTATCATCCGTGCCGGTCATTTCCCGTTTTATTTCTGGGACCAGTGGGAGGATATTCTTGTCCACATTAGTCATGAATAA
- a CDS encoding carbohydrate ABC transporter permease encodes MSHRAIISSADRKTTSVRLFMITGTLLVCVLAALVVVPFLWMVATSLVPAQEIFTWPPKWFYGKFDWSSYLIAWQHVPFATYIFNSLIHCFGVVAGQLFLSALAAYSFAKLRPPLGRMILILFLLTLMIPAESILIPLYLVMKSFPAENIPNINLISTFWGLILPTIVSAFNILIMKSFFERLPDDWLDAGRLDGCSEWMIFRKIVWPVSRPIFVVLGIFGFITTWNSFFWPLIVINNPKLYTLMVGVQKMVESGEPWNIIMAVVTLTTLPTIFLYFAFQKYIVRGVVFTGLQG; translated from the coding sequence ATGAGTCATCGTGCAATTATATCATCCGCTGACCGGAAAACAACTTCGGTGAGACTATTCATGATTACCGGGACGCTGCTGGTTTGTGTGCTGGCGGCATTGGTCGTGGTTCCGTTTCTCTGGATGGTGGCCACGTCTTTAGTGCCTGCCCAGGAGATATTCACCTGGCCGCCGAAGTGGTTTTATGGAAAATTTGATTGGTCATCCTATTTGATCGCCTGGCAGCATGTGCCTTTTGCCACCTATATTTTTAATTCGCTGATTCACTGTTTTGGTGTGGTGGCGGGGCAGCTTTTCCTCTCGGCCCTGGCGGCCTACTCTTTTGCCAAATTGCGGCCGCCTTTGGGGAGAATGATTTTGATTTTATTTTTACTCACTTTGATGATTCCGGCTGAGAGTATCCTGATCCCTTTGTACCTGGTCATGAAGAGTTTTCCGGCGGAAAATATCCCCAATATTAATTTGATCTCCACGTTTTGGGGATTGATTCTGCCGACCATTGTTTCGGCATTTAATATTCTAATTATGAAAAGTTTTTTTGAACGTCTGCCGGATGATTGGTTGGACGCAGGTCGTTTGGACGGCTGCTCGGAGTGGATGATTTTTAGAAAAATTGTCTGGCCGGTATCCCGGCCGATTTTTGTGGTGTTGGGAATTTTTGGTTTTATTACCACCTGGAATAGTTTTTTCTGGCCCTTAATTGTGATCAATAACCCGAAACTTTATACGCTCATGGTGGGTGTGCAGAAAATGGTGGAAAGCGGCGAGCCCTGGAACATCATTATGGCGGTGGTGACACTGACAACCCTGCCTACCATCTTTCTTTATTTTGCATTTCAAAAATATATTGTACGCGGTGTTGTATTTACCGGTCTGCAGGGGTAA
- the bioC gene encoding malonyl-ACP O-methyltransferase BioC codes for MSTLVMNKNHIRRCFQKSQAAYDTHAIMQTRMADTLLNDLRHLPHNHFENILEIGCGTGLLTKRLAAQFRSRRYFANDLIAGSLNPGTRFNATRQHFLAGDIETMPALPDNLDLVVSNAAFQWLKNIQALLEKLALLIRPGGWLAFSTFGPENLKELAALTRLSLDYPALKEIKKMTAPWFNALAVSEEHHSLHFPDALSMLRHLRATGVNSLSKQIWSKSQLNKLLSQYALRFGSEKGVCLTYHPMYFILQRKKW; via the coding sequence TTGTCCACATTAGTCATGAATAAAAATCATATCCGGCGGTGTTTTCAGAAATCCCAGGCAGCCTATGATACCCATGCGATCATGCAAACCCGCATGGCAGACACCCTGCTCAACGATCTCAGACATCTGCCGCACAACCATTTCGAAAATATTTTGGAGATCGGCTGCGGTACCGGGCTTCTCACAAAAAGACTGGCAGCACAATTTCGCAGCCGCCGCTATTTTGCCAACGACCTGATCGCCGGCAGCCTGAACCCCGGAACCCGTTTCAATGCCACCCGGCAACACTTTCTAGCCGGCGACATTGAAACCATGCCGGCGCTGCCCGACAATCTGGACCTGGTGGTTTCCAACGCAGCCTTCCAGTGGCTGAAAAATATCCAGGCCCTGCTGGAAAAACTCGCTTTGCTGATCCGGCCCGGCGGTTGGCTGGCCTTTAGCACCTTTGGTCCGGAAAATCTTAAGGAATTGGCAGCCTTAACCCGGCTAAGTCTCGACTATCCCGCCTTGAAAGAAATAAAAAAAATGACAGCCCCCTGGTTTAATGCCCTGGCCGTTTCCGAGGAACACCACAGTCTCCATTTTCCCGATGCCCTGTCTATGCTCCGTCATCTTCGTGCCACCGGCGTCAATAGCTTGTCCAAACAAATCTGGTCAAAATCACAGCTCAACAAACTGTTGTCACAGTATGCATTACGCTTCGGGAGTGAAAAGGGTGTTTGTCTGACTTACCATCCCATGTATTTCATTTTGCAGAGGAAAAAATGGTAA